In a single window of the Oscillospiraceae bacterium genome:
- a CDS encoding AAA-like domain-containing protein — MRYFNIAGPCNREKHYMIEASSRLHGVDRLIDMEQYFVIHAARQSGKTTYLRDLEQRLSTSGRCYALYCSLETAQGVTDPGHGIPVVFDCITLALQRSTIPFVYDERYEKEKATRPLVALNIFLTDLCKSLDKPLVILFDEVDCLSGDALISFLRQLRMGYNERSTSPFVRSIALVGMRSIRDYKANIRPESESLGSASPFNIVTESLTLENFTELEISSLYRQHTDETGQIFEESSVALIYQQTRGQPWLVNAIAREVIVETLQSDYTKPVTVDLVEAAIQTIILRRDTHIDSLLERLKEARVRKVIEPIIMGEDVLDRLSDDFQYVQDLGLISDAGGRLAPANPIYAEVIARTLTYTAQRILTENNDIYQMPCYIRDGRIDMDVLMRDFQRFWRENSDIWTKRFDYDEAAPHLILMAFLQRVINGGGQIIREMAAGRGRLDLCVVYEGAKYPLELKLWRGEKSRTQGIEQTLRYMDTCGTTEGWLAIFNRSASAAWDDKIYTEKEIVDGKTVTIVGL; from the coding sequence ATGAGATATTTCAACATCGCCGGCCCCTGCAACCGGGAAAAACATTATATGATAGAGGCGTCTTCCCGTCTTCACGGCGTGGATCGACTGATTGACATGGAGCAGTATTTTGTCATCCACGCGGCGCGCCAGAGCGGGAAAACGACTTATCTCAGAGATCTGGAGCAGCGGCTCAGCACAAGCGGACGCTGTTACGCACTGTACTGCTCGTTGGAGACGGCGCAGGGCGTCACCGATCCGGGTCATGGGATACCGGTCGTTTTTGACTGCATAACGCTTGCCCTGCAACGCTCCACCATTCCCTTCGTATATGACGAGCGATATGAAAAAGAAAAGGCAACCCGGCCGTTGGTCGCGCTCAACATCTTTCTGACGGACTTGTGCAAAAGCCTGGACAAACCATTGGTGATTTTATTTGATGAGGTCGACTGCCTGAGCGGAGATGCGTTGATCTCGTTTCTGCGCCAATTGCGCATGGGCTATAACGAGCGTAGCACCAGCCCCTTTGTACGCTCGATAGCCCTTGTCGGGATGCGCAGCATCCGCGACTACAAAGCGAACATACGCCCGGAGAGTGAATCCCTTGGTTCCGCGAGCCCGTTTAATATTGTGACAGAGTCGCTGACATTGGAAAATTTTACTGAGCTCGAAATCAGCAGTCTCTATCGGCAGCACACCGATGAAACAGGGCAAATATTTGAAGAATCATCCGTTGCACTGATTTACCAACAGACCCGAGGACAGCCATGGCTCGTCAACGCCATTGCTCGTGAAGTGATTGTTGAAACGCTACAATCTGACTACACAAAACCGGTCACCGTCGATCTTGTCGAGGCCGCCATTCAGACAATCATCCTGCGCCGGGATACGCACATTGACAGCCTATTGGAGCGGCTAAAAGAGGCGCGTGTACGGAAGGTGATAGAACCGATCATCATGGGCGAGGACGTCTTAGATCGTCTTTCAGATGATTTTCAATATGTTCAGGACCTGGGACTCATCAGCGACGCAGGCGGGCGATTGGCGCCGGCCAACCCCATATACGCCGAGGTCATCGCCCGCACACTGACATACACCGCACAGCGGATTTTGACGGAAAACAACGACATATATCAAATGCCCTGCTATATACGTGACGGACGCATAGATATGGACGTTCTGATGCGCGACTTTCAGCGGTTTTGGCGAGAAAACAGCGACATTTGGACAAAACGGTTCGACTACGACGAGGCGGCGCCGCACTTGATCTTGATGGCGTTTTTACAGCGCGTGATCAACGGCGGCGGACAGATCATCCGCGAAATGGCGGCGGGCCGCGGACGCCTGGATTTGTGCGTCGTCTATGAGGGGGCAAAATATCCGCTGGAGCTCAAGCTGTGGCGCGGGGAAAAGAGCAGAACGCAGGGCATCGAACAGACGCTGCGATACATGGACACCTGCGGCACCACAGAGGGCTGGCTCGCCATTTTCAACCGCAGCGCGAGCGCGGCATGGGACGACAAAATTTATACAGAGAAAGAGATCGTCGACGGGAAAACGGTCACCATTGTGGGACTATAG